The following proteins come from a genomic window of Emys orbicularis isolate rEmyOrb1 chromosome 9, rEmyOrb1.hap1, whole genome shotgun sequence:
- the LOC135884079 gene encoding C-C motif chemokine 20-like, translating into MTGFSSMTFILASLVGLLCLFCTSEAQSNQDCCLSYMRTELPRRTINGYTEQLSNEVCDIGAIIFHTKGGLKACANPEDNWVKKRLLWLSKKLKKMSM; encoded by the exons ATGACAGGCTTTAGCAGCATGACCTTTATCCTGGCTTCTTTGGTGGGGCTGCTGTGCCTCTTCTGCACTTCTGAGG CCCAAAGCAATCAAGACTGCTGCCTCTCCTACATGAGAACTGAGCTACCTCGTCGGACCATCAATGGCTACACAGAGCAGTTATCAAATGAAGTCTGTGACATCGGTGCTATCAT TTTCCACACAAAGGGTGGGTTGAAAGCATGTGCAAATCCAGAAGACAACTGGGTGAAGAAGCGTCTTCTTTGGCTGAG CAAAAAGCTCAAGAAGATGTCAATGTAA